In Thunnus maccoyii chromosome 11, fThuMac1.1, whole genome shotgun sequence, one genomic interval encodes:
- the sgo2 gene encoding uncharacterized protein sgo2, with product MPPSMTSKRASAAASKIKNKMHNTSSFFKVSLKTNNKALAVALEAQKERSRQLEMEIVYLQKQVEALCFELATKKYKHRKLLPILKNLHSNTLLHLDMVADLFSDSDLPKLSDNYKSDDINSENPPIRSLPDELPPQPEMSRELLLPPQKITVDVPEKNMSANVFTIQSRLKESTDLCNSDTVDEKRHSSKYIQARQTGTSRQSSSLRDEVERLSMIFSQPGFDVKSVNCLQNSQTASVVSTSEKSKPSLSNDIDLPSSSVKETGPDHVNRQENTVLMNTTMEMTTVSNAIEIVTVETKAKKTGRSGKPKSKKKKEQENGSTVAENPQVRNSTDSRLSEVQSAPTETLLQTDEHALKDFAEPEVIESQLLKTQCSSGITSRIPKLSKFGACNPQKMSKDIFKDHDSTMSKTESCDIVLPDLDDYFMDPENHFSKAKESVKLPPEKNIAEEARSKIKCRRSKTKHKRMSFVTRKTFVTLPSSSQESENSQSKLELVHNKVEEEVKEKYESPKHQEPPEEFLFNADEVTHPETEHESPPPSISNKLQSKIVMATNSGGSHKSRCRETFVISVAKDSTSYNRASPEIVPIEQDFVSHTESNCEAEEPSSVMDASFERQHSEPNLHRHRGRAFVEEKQSSCKRPWVATQDSGSFQEDLSSNENHDEVLPLDQVSTAGTEVQKPKKPRREETGRSSKKKAVRREECVDHSSDKKKKKKCSRGNTGFRSGDGACYLQDANEALPLHDSAYMDDPERNKEQLDDLQVVDSHFDIIENDNSFEHSYNSKPTKSKSRMVWNPEQYRTTSKLHTPAETRNTRETFVVSRRKTQDSVSLNNTRTSNVSVAYSHKVDTSDEAVHQNLGDLLTDEMPPWLATDDSTVDTEVGSLLYSPKRKTSGWMRVIEESATITTEASPVGRVLTSLTNTITTPDMENRGRTRRRNGVVSYKEPTLNSKIRRGDKFTDSMFLSSPVCKDGKKKKKKKQQKKPALEESLLID from the exons ATGCCACCTTCAATGACTTCCAAGCGGgcttcagctgcagcatcaaagataaaaaataagatGCACA ACACCTCCTCCTTCTTCAAGGTCTCTTTGAAGACCAACAACAAGGCCTTAGCTGTTGCGTTGGAGGCACAGAAGGAGAGGAGCAGGCAGCTGGAGATGGAGATTGTGTACCTGCAGAAACAAGTGGAGGCCCTGTGCTTTGAGTTGGCCACCAAGAAATACAAGCACAGGAAACTG CTCCCCATCTTGAAAAATCTCCATAGCAACACTCTGCTTCACTTGGACATGGTGGCTGACCTTTTCTCTGACAGT GATCTCCCTAAACTATCTGACAATTACAAGTCTGATGACATCAACAGTGAAAATCCTCCAATCAGAAG TCTTCCAGATGAGTTACCACCTCAGCCAGAAATGTCAAGGGAATTGTTGTTACCCCCCCAAAAGATAACAGTGGATGTACCTGAGAAAAACATGTCTGCAAACGTCTTCACTATCCAGAGCAGACTCAAAGAATCCACTGATCTCTGCAATA GTGACACAGTCGATGAGAAAAGACATTCAAGCAAGTATATACAGGCTCGCCAGACAGGAACATCCCGTCAGTCCAGCAGCCTAAGGGATGAGGTAGAGAGGCTGTCGATGATATTCTCTCAGCCTGGGTTTGATGTTAAGTCAGTCAACTGTCTCCAGAACAGTCAAACCGCTTCTGTCGTCAGCACAAGTGAAAAATCCAAGCCATCTCTTTCTAATGATATTGACCTTCCTAGCAGTTCAGTCAAGGAAACTGGACCAGACCATGTCAACAGACAAGAGAACACTGTGCTTATGAATACAACAATGGAGATGACAACTGTAAGTAATGCTATTGAAATAGTCACTGTGGAAACCAAGGCCAAAAAAACAGGCCGCTCTGGCAAACCgaaaagcaagaagaaaaaggaacaaGAAAATGGGTCAACTGTGGCTGAAAATCCACAAGTGAGGAACTCCACAGATTCTAGGTTGAGTGAGGTACAGAGTGCACCCACTGAGACTTTGTTACAGACAGATGAACATGCACTAAAGGATTTTGCAGAGCCGGAAGTTATTGAGTCTCAGTTACTAAAAACACAGTGTAGCAGTGGTATCACCTCTCGCATTCCCAAACTGAGCAAGTTCGGAGCTTGCAACCctcaaaaaatgtcaaaggaCATATTCAAAGACCATGACTCTACCATGTCAAAGACAGAGTCCTGTGACATTGTCTTACCAGACCTGGATGATTATTTCATGGATCCTGAAAACCACTTTTCCAAAGCCAAAGAAAGTGTGAAATTACCACCAGAGAAAAATATTGCTGAAGAGGCGAGATCTAAAATCAAATGCAGGAGGTCCAAGACCAAACATAAGAGGATGTCATTTGTCACCAGGAAAACTTTTGTGACCTTGCCTTCGTCATCTCAGGAAAGTGAGAACAGTCAGTCCAAATTGGAATTGGTCCATAACAAAGTGGAAGAAGAAGTTAAGGAAAAATATGAATCACCCAAACACCAGGAACCACCTGAGGAGTTTCTGTTTAATGCAGATGAGGTCACACATCCAGAGACAGAACATGAGAGCCCTCCTCCCTCTATTAGCAATAAACTACAGAGCAAAATAGTGATGGCTACAAATTCTGGAGGAAGTCACAAATCAAGATGCAGAGAGACATTTGTAATCTCAGTGGCCAAGGATAGCACCTCATACAACAGAGCGTCACCAGAAATTGTTCCCATTGAGCAGGACTTTGTTTCTCATACAGAATCCAACTGTGAGGCAGAAGAACCATCATCAGTCATGGATGCAAGTTTTGAAAGGCAGCATTCAGAGCCAAATCTACACAGACATAGAGGTAGAgcctttgttgaggaaaaacAGAGCTCCTGTAAGCGTCCTTGGGTGGCCACTCAGGATTCAGGAAGCTTTCAAGAGGACTTGAGTAGCAACGAGAACCATGACGAAGTGCTGCCGCTGGACCAAGTCTCCACTGCAGGTACAGAGGTTCAGAAACCTAAAAAACCCAGGAGAGAAGAAACTGGCCGATCCAGCAAAAAGAAAGCCGTGCGGAGGGAGGAATGTGTTGATCATTCAAgtgacaagaaaaagaagaaaaaatgtagCCGTGGCAACACAGGATTCAGGTCTGGGGATGGAGCATGTTATCTTCAGGACGCCAACGAGGCCTTACCTCTCCATGACAGTGCATACATGGATGACcctgaaagaaataaagaacagTTAGATGATTTACAAGTGGTTGACTCACATTTTGACATTATTGAAAATGATAACAGCTTTGAACATTCATATAATTCAAAACCCACCAAGTCAAAGTCGAGGATGGTTTGGAATCCTGAACAGTATAGAACGACATCCAAACTGCATACACCAGCAGAAACTAGAAATACAAGGGAGACGTTTGTTGTCTCTAGGCGGAAAACTCAAGACAGTGTTTCACTAAACAACACGAGGACATCTAATGTGTCAGTCGCCTACAGTCACAAGGTAGACACCAGTGATGAAGCAGTTCATCAAAATCTGGGAGACCTGCTGACGGATGAGATGCCACCATGGCTGGCCACAGATGACAGCACTGTCGACACTGAGGTGGGCTCTTTACTCTATAGTCCCAAAAGGAAGACATCAGGTTGGATGAGAGTGATTGAGGAGTCTGCTACCATCACAACTGAAGCCTCTCCAG TTGGAAGAGTCTTAACATCACTGACCAACACCATTACAACCCCAGATATGGAAAATAGAGGGAGAACCAGGAGACGAAATGGTGTCGTCAGTTACAAGGAGCCCACCCTCAACAG CAAAATAAGGCGTGGAGATAAATTCACCGACAGCATGTTTTTGAGTTCTCCGGTGTGTAAAGAcggcaagaagaagaagaagaagaagcagcagaagaagccAGCGTTGGAAGAATCCCTTTTGattgactga
- the LOC121907370 gene encoding uncharacterized protein C2orf80-like — translation MGARQLKRNVEALLGDYIGQKLRENSFDPKGKGTSTVLDDLAHYDLAISVALWWLDREQGRDAFDRDIIGTTSVSGSAQYPNRLEREAMILSSFAGMIMDSLPVEEILALYRCKPAASYPNQESKGAIVYPFTLSYHPFAMLGSYKAVHHSKRHNQKLKRWLSERAKTSAPTRGVSVQSSSSSSSSHSFLSDSTECHEDKAEHYEGSQESLQG, via the exons ATGGGGGCAAGGCAGCTGAAAAGAAATGTTGAGGCTCTTCT GGGTGATTACATTGGGCAGAAACTCAGAGAGAATTCTTTTGATCCCAAGGGAAAGGGGACCTCCACAGTGCTGGATGACCTG GCTCACTATGATCTTGCCATCAGTGTTGCCCTTTGGTGGTTGGACAGGGAACAGGGACGGGATGCGTTTGACAGAGACATCAT TGGAACAACAAGCGTCTCAGGAAGTGCCCAGTACCCTAACCGCTTAGAACGGGAAGCCATGATCTTGTCATCCTTTGCTGGGATGATTATG GATAGTCTGCCAGTGGAGGAAATCTTGGCTCTGTATAGGTGTAAACCAGCTGCCTCATACCCCAACCAGGAATCCAAG GGTGCAATTGTCTATCCCTTCACTCTATCCTACCATCCATTTGCTATGCTTGGCTCGTACAAGGCCGTGCACCACTCCAAGAGGCACA ATCAAAAGTTGAAAAGATGGCTGTCTGAGAGGGCAAAGACCAGTGCCCCCACCAGAGGAGTTTCAGTGCagtcttcatcatcttcatcctcttctCACTCCTTTCTCAGT GACAGCACTGAGTGTCATGAGGACAAAGCTGAGCACTATGAGGGTTCACAGGAGTCTCTGCAAGGCTGA
- the LOC121907373 gene encoding gamma-crystallin M2-like, with protein sequence MSSKIIFYEDRNFQGRSYECDTDCPDMHPHFSRCNSIKVESGCWVLYEKPNYTGYQYVLTRGEYPDYQRWMGYNDTIRSCRTFSYTSEGPYRMRIYERPNFQGQMMEFSDDCESVQDHFRSRDIYSCNVMDGYWTLYEHPNYRGRQYFMRPGEYRKFSDWGATCATTGSFRRITEF encoded by the exons ATGAGTAGTAAG ATCATATTTTATGAGGACAGGAACTTCCAGGGTCGCTCCTATGAGTGCGACACAGACTGCCCGGACATGCACCCACACTTCAGCCGCTGCAACTCCATCAAAGTAGAGAGCGGCTGCTGGGTGCTGTACGAGAAGCCCAACTACACCGGCTACCAGTATGTGCTGACCAGAGGGGAGTACCCAGACTACCAGCGCTGGATGGGCTATAATGACACCATCCGCTCCTGCCGCACATTCTCCTAT ACCAGTGAGGGCCCCTACCGCATGCGCATCTATGAGCGGCCCAACTTCCAGGGTCAGATGATGGAGTTCAGTGATGACTGTGAGTCAGTGCAGGATCACTTCCGTAGCCGTGACATCTACTCCTGTAACGTGATGGACGGTTACTGGACCCTCTATGAACACCCCAACTACCGCGGCCGTCAGTACTTCATGAGGCCTGGAGAGTACCGCAAGTTCAGTGACTGGGGGGCCACCTGCGCCACCACCGGGTCCTTCCGCAGAATCACAGAGTTTTAA
- the LOC121906557 gene encoding gamma-crystallin 2-like, which translates to MAVPSPTSVKYEPTVRGCLLFLHQIIFYEDKNFGGRHYECMSDCADLHSMFDSCRSIRVESGMFMIYDRPNYMGNQYFMKRGEYPDYMGMTSLNDCVRSCRMIPTHRGNFRMKLYQHFDMGGEIVELGDDCPNLMDRFHISNFNSCNVDGHWLIYEQPNYRGRHYYLRPGQYRSFNEWSSMNSRVGSIKRLKDL; encoded by the exons ATGGCAGTACCCTCTCCCACAAG TGTCAAATATGAGCCAACTGTGAGAGGTTGccttctttttctccatcaGATCATCTTCTACGAGGACAAGAACTTCGGAGGCCGTCACTATGAGTGCATGAGTGACTGTGCTGACCTGCACTCCATGTTTGACAGCTGCCGGTCCATCCGGGTGGAGAGTGGCATGTTCATGATCTATGACCGTCCCAACTACATGGGAAACCAGTACTTCATGAAGAGGGGAGAGTACCCTGACTACATGGGCATGACAAGCTTGAATGACTGTGTCAGGTCCTGCCGCATGATCCCCACG CACAGAGGCAACTTCAGGATGAAGCTGTACCAGCATTTCGACATGGGAGGTGAGATAGTGGAGCTGGGGGATGACTGCCCAAACCTCATGGACCGTTTCCACATCTCCAACTTCAACTCCTGCAATGTGGATGGCCACTGGCTGATTTATGAGCAGCCAAACTATAGGGGACGTCACTACTACCTGAGGCCTGGCCAGTACAGGAGCTTCAACGAGTGGAGTAGCATGAACTCCAGGGTCGGCTCCATCAAGCGTCTCAAGGATCTCTAA
- the LOC121907616 gene encoding gamma-crystallin S-1-like encodes MDHTGQGKPANMGKIIFYEDKNFSGRHFECSSDCADLMCVLNRCNSIKVESGSFMIYEKPNYNGNQYYLKRGEFPDYQHWMGVSDSVSSCRLIPTEPGLFNMRLYERIEFGGQMMDLVDDCPCVMDRFHTNDIFSCNVTNGNWLFYEHPNYRGRMYLIRPGEYKRFSEWGGRSAKVGSIRRIMDY; translated from the exons ATGGATCACACAGGGCAAGGCAAACCAGCCAACATGGGGAAG ATCATCTTTTATGAGGACAAGAACTTCTCTGGGCGCCATTTTGAGTGCAGCAGCGACTGTGCGGACTTGATGTGCGTCCTCAACCGCTGCAATTCCATCAAGGTGGAGAGCGGCTCCTTCATGATCTATGAAAAACCCAACTACAACGGCAACCAGTACTACCTGAAGAGAGGAGAGTTTCCTGACTACCAACACTGGATGGGTGTCAGTGACTCAGTCAGCTCCTGCCGACTCATTCCCACG GAACCTGGGTTGTTCAACATGCGCCTGTATGAGCGGATAGAGTTCGGAGGTCAGATGATGGATCTGGTGGACGACTGTCCCTGCGTCATGGACCGCTTCCACACAAACGACATCTTCTCCTGCAATGTGACCAACGGCAACTGGCTCTTCTATGAGCACCCAAACTACCGAGGCAGGATGTACCTGATAAGGCCTGGAGAGTACAAGAGGTTTAGCGAGTGGGGTGGCAGGAGCGCCAAGGTCGGCTCCATCAGACGCATCATGGACTACTGA
- the LOC121907617 gene encoding gamma-crystallin M2-like: protein MGKIIFFEDRNFQGRSHECSSDCADLHSYFNRCNSIKVESGCFMVYERPNFMGNQYYLRRGEYSDNQRVIGINDCVRSCRLIPQHQGSYKMRLYECSDMSGQMHELLDDCPNVQDHLSTSDINSCNVMDGHWLLYDLPNYKGRVYYLRPGEYRRYSDWGGMSPKIGSLRRITDSN from the exons ATGGGAAAg ATCATATTCTTCGAAGACAGAAACTTTCAAGGGCGCTCTCATGAGTGCAGCAGCGACTGTGCCGACCTTCACTCCTACTTCAACAGGTGTAACTCCATCAAGGTGGAGAGTGGCTGTTTCATGGTCTATGAGAGGCCCAACTTCATGGGCAACCAGTACTacctgaggagaggagaataCTCTGATAACCAGCGTGTCATTGGCATCAATGACTGTGTCAGATCTTGCCGCTTGATCCCCCAG CACCAAGGCTCCTACAAGATGAGGCTTTACGAGTGCTCCGACATGTCTGGCCAGATGCATGAGCTGCTGGACGACTGCCCAAATGTCCAGGACCACCTCAGCACATCTGACATCAACTCCTGTAACGTGATGGACGGCCACTGGCTGCTGTATGACCTACCCAACTACAAGGGCAGAGTGTACTACCTGAGGCCCGGAGAGTACAGGAGATACAGCGACTGGGGAGGCATGAGCCCGAAAATCGGATCCCTCAGAAGAATCACTGACTCCAACTGA
- the si:dkey-57a22.15 gene encoding gamma-crystallin M2: MGKIIFYEDKNFQGRSYECSNDCTDLHSYFSRCNSIKVESGCFMIYERPNFMGHQYFMRRGEYPDYQRWMGFSSCIRSCRMIPMYRGSYRLRIYEKPDFSGHMMEFMDDCPCVSDRFHHRHVYSCNVMNGYWIFYEYPNYRGRQYFLRTGEYRRYRDWCATCAIVGSFRRVTEF, encoded by the exons ATGGGCAAG ATTATCTTTTACGAGGACAAGAACTTCCAGGGTCGGAGCTATGAGTGCAGCAATGACTGCACGGACCTTCACTCGTACTTCAGCCGCTGCAACTCCATCAAGGTGGAGAGTGGCTGCTTCATGATCTATGAACGACCCAACTTCATGGGCCACCAGTACTTCATGAGGAGGGGAGAGTATCCCGATTACCAGAGATGGATGGGCTTCAGTAGCTGTATCCGCTCATGCCGGATGATTCCGATG TACCGAGGCTCATACAGATTGCGCATCTATGAGAAGCCCGATTTCAGTGGTCACATGATGGAGTTCATGGATGACTGTCCCTGTGTGTCTGACCGTTTCCATCACCGCCATGTCTACTCCTGTAATGTTATGAATGGCTACTGGATCTTCTATGAGTACCCCAACTACCGAGGCAGACAGTACTTCCTGAGAACTGGGGAGTACAGGAGGTACCGCGACTGGTGTGCCACCTGCGCCATCGTCGGCTCCTTCAGAAGGGTCACTGAATTTTAG
- the LOC121907119 gene encoding gamma-crystallin M1-like, with protein MGKIIFYEERNFQGRSYECMSDCSDMSSYLSRCQSCRVESGCFMVYERPNYMGLQFFMRRGEYSDMQRMMSMGMMFDSIRSCRLIPYHRGPFRMRIHERENFSGQMNELMDDCDSIMDRFRMTDCQSCQVMDGHWLMYEQPHYRGKMMYVKPGEYRSFRDMGMSGTKFMSMRRITDMC; from the exons ATGGGCAAG ATCATCTTTTACGAGGAGAGGAACTTCCAGGGCCGCTCCTATGAGTGCATGAGCGACTGCTCTGACATGTCCTCCTACCTGAGCAGGTGCCAGTCCTGCAGGGTGGAGAGCGGCTGCTTCATGGTCTACGAGCGTCCCAACTACATGGGCCTGCAGTTCTTCATGAGGAGGGGCGAGTACTCTGACATGCAGCGCATGATGAGCATGGGAATGATGTTTGACTCCATCAGATCCTGCAGGCTGATCCCCTAT CACAGAGGCCCATTCAGGATGAGGATCCACGAGAGGGAGAACTTCAGTGGTCAGATGAATGAGCTGATGGACGACTGTGACTCCATCATGGACCGCTTCCGCATGACTGACTGCCAGTCCTGCCAGGTGATGGACGGCCACTGGCTGATGTACGAGCAGCCCCACTACAGAGGCAAGATGATGTACGTGAAGCCCGGCGAGTACAGGAGCTTCAGGGACATGGGCATGAGCGGCACCAAGTTCATGAGCATGAGGCGTATCACTGATATGTGCTAG
- the LOC121907160 gene encoding gamma-crystallin M3-like gives MTMGKIIFYEDRNFQGRSYETSSDCADMSSYLSRCHSCRVESGCFMVYDRTNYMGNQFFVRRGEYSDYQRMGMSDCIRSCRMIPMHRGQFRMRIYERENFSGQMHELMDDCDNMMDRYRMNECQSCHVMDGHWLMFEQPHFRGKMIYLRPGEYRSFRELGLSGMRFMSMRRIMDSCY, from the exons ATGACCATGGGCAAG atcaTCTTCTACGAGGACAGGAACTTCCAGGGTCGTTCCTATGAGACCAGCAGTGACTGTGCCGATATGTCCTCCTACCTGAGCAGGTGCCACTCCTGCAGGGTGGAGAGCGGCTGCTTCATGGTCTACGACCGCACTAACTACATGGGAAACCAGTTCTTTGTTAGGAGGGGAGAGTACTCTGACTACCAGCGTATGGGCATGAGCGACTGCATCAGGTCTTGCCGCATGATCCCCATG CACAGAGGCCAGTTCAGGATGAGGATCTATGAGAGGGAGAACTTCAGTGGTCAGATGCATGAGCTGATGGACGACTGTGACAACATGATGGACCGCTATCGTATGAATGAATGCCAGTCCTGCCACGTGATGGACGGCCACTGGCTGATGTTCGAGCAGCCCCACTTCAGAGGCAAGATGATCTACCTGAGGCCCGGCGAGTACAGGAGCTTCAGGGAGCTGGGCCTGAGTGGCATGAGGTTCATGAGCATGAGGCGTATCATGGATTCCTGCTATTAG